One segment of Sulfobacillus thermosulfidooxidans DSM 9293 DNA contains the following:
- a CDS encoding glycosyltransferase family 2 protein, producing MTGVTIVIPVWYGRDFLSRCLESVRQQEKVPYPIQVIVVEDGTPEHYMAEDIAYRYHAEYHYIPKNQGVAHARRFGANLSVFDDGFLAFLDQDDYWYPTFLTVMIDALSRHLDRGFAVANADIVFSSGRKYQLYQTKFPSLRLQDLKMFNHIVTPSQVLMRLQAFRQIHWTGELKTPGADDWLLWLSLSSQGFPGIFVPKTLIAYLEHEGGAHQNISKMRQSEASVVEDWFPQLGFSKWDQRRYWAGVEIERALHHAYQKDWGQFIRRLTLTTIKDPTAALSAAWYRIERKLKHWV from the coding sequence ATGACAGGGGTAACGATAGTGATTCCCGTCTGGTACGGAAGGGATTTTCTCAGTCGATGTTTAGAAAGTGTGCGCCAGCAAGAAAAGGTCCCATATCCTATTCAGGTCATCGTGGTAGAAGACGGAACTCCGGAACATTATATGGCGGAAGACATTGCATATCGTTACCATGCCGAATATCATTATATTCCCAAAAATCAAGGGGTGGCTCACGCGAGGCGTTTTGGAGCCAACCTTTCTGTATTTGATGACGGTTTTCTCGCTTTTTTAGACCAGGATGATTATTGGTATCCAACGTTTTTAACCGTCATGATTGATGCGCTGTCCCGCCATCTTGATCGGGGTTTTGCCGTAGCGAATGCCGATATCGTCTTTTCGTCTGGAAGAAAATATCAATTGTACCAAACCAAATTTCCGTCTCTCAGGTTGCAGGACTTAAAAATGTTTAACCATATCGTCACCCCATCACAAGTCCTTATGCGACTTCAGGCTTTTAGGCAGATTCACTGGACAGGGGAGCTGAAAACGCCAGGTGCTGATGATTGGCTGTTGTGGTTGTCGTTAAGTAGTCAGGGATTTCCCGGAATTTTCGTCCCCAAGACATTAATCGCCTATTTGGAACACGAAGGGGGAGCCCATCAAAATATTTCAAAAATGCGACAAAGCGAAGCCAGTGTTGTTGAGGACTGGTTTCCCCAATTAGGATTTTCCAAATGGGATCAAAGACGGTATTGGGCTGGGGTTGAAATCGAACGCGCCTTACATCACGCCTATCAAAAAGATTGGGGACAATTTATTCGTCGCCTCACTCTCACCACAATAAAAGATCCGACGGCCGCATTGTCAGCAGCATGGTACCGGATTGAGCGAAAGTTAAAGCACTGGGTTTAA
- a CDS encoding LysR family transcriptional regulator, which translates to MDNRLLVFLATAREGHITGAARLLNLSVSAASHQIAQLELEFSTPLFVRGNRGMRLTPAGETLFAYANQIEALWQTAYREVRQTAEGEQWVHVAASHTVTEFFLPEPLGQFRRTHPAVHIHLTMANSTEVISQVETGRVDFGIAEGRVGHRNLKVTNLWQDQLGLIVASHHPLATRTAVTVKDLESVDLILREEGSGTRSILDQALAHHGLGVSNLRVTAELSSIRAILDLVRNNIGCSVMSWMIARNMPDITFLPIEDLQLTRRIHLIRRPTNEGRSAMEHLIDQLVRAAREFNLSPRQDLDPINE; encoded by the coding sequence TTGGACAATCGGTTATTAGTATTTTTGGCGACAGCACGGGAAGGACATATTACGGGTGCTGCCCGGTTATTGAATTTATCTGTCTCTGCAGCCTCCCACCAAATCGCCCAACTCGAACTGGAATTTAGCACCCCTTTATTCGTGCGGGGTAACCGCGGGATGCGTCTCACCCCGGCTGGCGAAACCTTATTCGCTTATGCCAATCAAATCGAAGCCCTATGGCAAACGGCCTACCGAGAAGTTAGACAGACTGCAGAAGGCGAGCAATGGGTCCATGTTGCCGCATCCCATACTGTCACCGAGTTCTTCTTACCCGAACCGTTAGGACAATTTCGGCGCACTCATCCCGCAGTCCATATTCATTTGACCATGGCGAACAGTACCGAAGTGATTAGTCAGGTGGAAACCGGACGCGTAGATTTTGGCATTGCTGAAGGGCGTGTGGGACACCGAAATCTAAAAGTGACCAATTTATGGCAAGATCAACTCGGGTTGATTGTGGCAAGTCACCATCCTTTAGCCACGCGCACCGCGGTAACGGTTAAGGATCTGGAGTCCGTCGACCTCATTCTGCGTGAAGAGGGTTCTGGAACCCGTAGTATTTTGGACCAAGCCTTGGCTCACCATGGACTAGGTGTTTCCAATCTTCGCGTCACCGCCGAATTATCGTCGATTCGGGCCATCTTAGATCTCGTACGCAATAACATTGGGTGTTCGGTCATGTCGTGGATGATTGCGCGCAACATGCCCGATATCACCTTTTTGCCGATTGAGGACTTGCAATTGACGCGGCGCATTCATTTGATTCGCCGGCCCACGAATGAAGGACGCAGTGCCATGGAACACCTCATTGATCAATTAGTGCGCGCAGCTCGGGAATTTAATTTAAGCCCCCGGCAGGATCTGGACCCCATCAACGAATAA
- a CDS encoding TDT family transporter, producing MLAFVKNFTPNWFTVGMGTGITALGAYLYPGGPLWLKDLGTGLWILNTVIVGVLLLLMLLRWIFNWKGSIAILHDPIQSMFLGAVPMALTTVINGFIDMGQRLIGHEALTIAMVLLVINVLMALGSGIVVPFMMFISHDHRLDKLTGIWLMPVVPAEVAAASGGLLLPYLTNVAAQKTLMVISLGLWALSVPLAFLMLGFLFLRLAVHKLPPKEMAISTWISLGTLGTGIMGLIGLGKSLPILFGSLGHAMDGAAVLGSFALWGFGLWWLTLSILITIYYAHKGLPFNLGWWGLTFPLGVFTGGTDMLYDQMHVGLIAFFAHLFYVLLAVFWTLVAVKTTGGVLTGRLTLTGAPKPTPMPTKTAVS from the coding sequence ATGTTAGCCTTTGTGAAAAATTTCACGCCAAACTGGTTTACCGTAGGCATGGGGACAGGTATTACCGCTTTGGGCGCATACCTTTATCCCGGCGGTCCCCTATGGCTCAAGGATTTGGGTACAGGGCTGTGGATATTAAACACCGTGATTGTGGGAGTCCTTTTACTACTCATGTTGTTGCGTTGGATCTTTAATTGGAAGGGATCTATTGCTATTTTGCATGACCCTATTCAATCGATGTTTTTAGGAGCTGTCCCGATGGCTTTGACCACGGTCATTAACGGATTCATTGATATGGGTCAACGCTTAATTGGACATGAAGCCCTGACCATCGCCATGGTCTTGCTCGTGATCAATGTGTTAATGGCGCTGGGATCAGGCATTGTTGTTCCCTTTATGATGTTCATTTCTCACGATCACCGCTTAGATAAACTGACGGGAATATGGTTGATGCCCGTTGTGCCCGCTGAAGTGGCCGCAGCCAGTGGAGGATTACTCCTTCCCTATCTCACCAATGTGGCGGCCCAAAAAACCTTGATGGTCATTAGTTTAGGGTTGTGGGCCTTAAGCGTTCCCTTAGCATTTTTGATGCTCGGATTTTTATTCTTGCGCTTAGCGGTTCACAAATTGCCCCCTAAGGAAATGGCGATTTCCACGTGGATTTCTTTGGGCACGTTAGGCACCGGCATTATGGGGCTCATCGGATTAGGAAAATCCTTACCCATTTTATTTGGCTCTTTAGGGCACGCTATGGATGGTGCCGCCGTCCTTGGTTCGTTTGCTCTGTGGGGCTTTGGTTTATGGTGGTTGACCTTAAGCATTCTCATCACCATTTACTATGCACACAAAGGATTGCCCTTCAATTTAGGGTGGTGGGGATTAACCTTCCCCTTGGGCGTTTTTACTGGTGGAACGGATATGCTCTATGACCAGATGCATGTTGGGCTCATCGCTTTCTTTGCTCACCTGTTTTATGTCTTGCTTGCCGTTTTTTGGACCCTGGTCGCGGTCAAGACGACGGGCGGAGTCCTCACGGGTCGTTTGACTCTGACTGGCGCCCCCAAGCCTACGCCGATGCCCACAAAGACGGCCGTAAGTTAA
- the epsC gene encoding serine O-acetyltransferase EpsC, translated as MSIPEFSIEGLSQIVRSLERYDEATLTNAGPKTPTTRRATEQLIWRLESLLFPFEHPWEEAVEAQGTAARIELLGRIIWDLAHQIHRVDPHDCTGDPCQGLCRAFHTAIEFGKRLPDIQALLYMDADAAYQGDPAARNRSEVISTYPGFYAIMVYRLAHELFRLDVPLLPRLMTEIAHSQTGIDIHPGAQIGSSFFIDHGTGVVIGETTEVGDQVTLYQGVTLGALNFPRDVQGQIIRGQKRHPTIGDRVVIYSGATILGGNTVIGAGSVIGGNVWLTHSVPENSRVINQPQVDVKAVTHKN; from the coding sequence ATGTCAATCCCTGAATTTAGCATTGAGGGACTGTCCCAAATTGTTCGCAGTCTAGAGCGCTATGATGAAGCGACATTGACGAATGCTGGGCCCAAGACTCCCACCACACGTCGTGCCACAGAACAACTCATTTGGCGACTCGAAAGCCTGTTATTTCCTTTTGAGCATCCTTGGGAAGAAGCCGTTGAAGCCCAGGGAACCGCCGCCCGTATCGAATTATTGGGACGAATTATTTGGGATTTAGCTCATCAAATTCACCGGGTTGATCCTCATGACTGCACGGGAGATCCCTGCCAGGGATTATGTCGAGCCTTTCACACCGCCATTGAATTTGGCAAACGACTTCCAGACATTCAGGCTCTTTTGTATATGGACGCTGATGCCGCTTACCAAGGAGATCCGGCAGCACGCAATCGATCCGAAGTCATATCCACTTATCCCGGGTTTTATGCCATTATGGTATACAGGTTAGCGCATGAGCTCTTCCGACTAGACGTGCCATTACTGCCCCGGCTCATGACGGAGATTGCTCATAGCCAAACCGGGATCGACATTCATCCCGGAGCGCAAATTGGTTCGAGTTTCTTCATTGACCATGGAACCGGGGTCGTGATTGGCGAAACCACGGAAGTCGGCGATCAAGTCACCTTATATCAGGGAGTGACTCTGGGCGCATTAAATTTTCCTCGGGATGTACAAGGACAAATCATTCGCGGGCAAAAACGGCATCCCACGATTGGGGATCGGGTGGTCATCTATTCCGGTGCGACCATCCTAGGAGGGAATACGGTGATTGGCGCGGGGAGCGTCATTGGAGGCAATGTGTGGCTGACACATAGTGTTCCAGAAAATTCTCGCGTAATCAACCAACCCCAAGTTGATGTCAAAGCGGTCACCCATAAAAATTGA
- a CDS encoding threonine ammonia-lyase, whose protein sequence is MIALKMSAIDAAYERIRPVVYETPLIKNHSLSELSQCDLALKAENLQRTGSFKIRGAFNKLALIHEAGGKGAVSGSSGNHGAAVAWAARYFGLTARIVVPTTASAAKVEAIKAYGADIEFCGTTSHERIERAKAIAQETSLSFVAPFDDPEVMAGQGTIGLEILQQMPEVEIIVVPIGGGGLISGIATAVKSQRPDIRIIGVEPLGAPKAYESRKHHQRRILSSTETIADGLKTISLGELTYPIIEHLVDDIVLVDDDEIRRAMSLLLTRQKMLAEPSGAATLAYALRKPDRLHHRKTVVVISGGNIDPINLCELLTHPH, encoded by the coding sequence GTGATCGCGCTCAAAATGTCTGCCATCGATGCAGCCTATGAGCGTATTCGACCCGTTGTGTACGAGACGCCGCTCATAAAAAATCACAGTTTATCTGAACTTAGCCAGTGTGATTTAGCACTCAAAGCTGAAAATCTTCAACGCACCGGGTCGTTCAAGATTCGCGGAGCATTTAATAAACTGGCATTAATTCACGAGGCGGGCGGCAAAGGGGCCGTGAGTGGATCATCTGGCAATCATGGCGCGGCAGTCGCTTGGGCAGCCCGCTATTTTGGCTTAACTGCTCGCATTGTCGTTCCCACCACCGCCTCCGCTGCCAAAGTTGAGGCCATTAAAGCGTATGGCGCAGATATTGAATTTTGTGGCACGACGAGCCATGAGCGCATTGAACGGGCTAAAGCCATTGCCCAAGAAACCTCTCTCAGCTTTGTGGCCCCTTTTGATGACCCTGAGGTGATGGCAGGGCAGGGTACAATTGGCTTGGAAATTCTGCAACAGATGCCGGAAGTCGAAATCATCGTCGTTCCCATTGGGGGCGGTGGTCTAATCTCAGGAATCGCTACCGCTGTGAAAAGCCAAAGGCCCGATATTCGGATTATTGGTGTCGAGCCGTTAGGCGCTCCCAAAGCCTATGAATCGCGCAAGCATCATCAACGGCGGATTTTGTCGTCCACCGAGACCATTGCTGATGGATTAAAGACCATCTCACTAGGAGAACTAACCTACCCGATTATTGAACATCTGGTCGATGATATTGTGCTGGTCGATGATGATGAAATCCGCCGGGCCATGTCCTTATTGTTAACGCGTCAAAAAATGTTAGCAGAACCCTCGGGAGCCGCAACACTCGCGTATGCCTTACGTAAGCCCGATAGGCTTCATCACCGCAAAACGGTTGTGGTCATTAGTGGCGGAAACATTGATCCAATAAATCTTTGTGAGCTCTTAACACACCCGCATTAA
- a CDS encoding dipeptidase → MASGEIDTVLAYLQNHHEQYRKELIQFLQIPSISALSTHKEDVHRAATWLAHRLQAAGVPHVRIEETPGHPIVFGEVITDPHRPTVLVYGHYDVQPVDPLDQWTNPPFSPTIIDNILYARGSSDDKGQVYMQVIAAEAWLKTGTLPVNLKFLFEGEEEIGSVHLEHYIQTHQEELRADLAVISDTPMFAAGVPAVCYGLRGLAALEIHVEGPYQDLHSGVFGGAVANPAHVLAQIIASLHDDEGRVTVPGFYDDVDGLSEEERKNFAALPFDEEEFRQSTGSPALYGEAGYTTLERIWTRPTLEVNGMWAGFIGEGRKTIIPQSAHAKISCRLVPHQDPQKILNQVNQFITDQCPPTVKLRIDRGEGDPGTVTPLDHFATQAAVQAIRAVYHQDAAFIRMGGSIPVVVTFDQVLNIPTVLLGFALPDENFHAPNEHFHLENFDKGAETIATLWQILGQTHHHQGGTHVNP, encoded by the coding sequence ATGGCGTCAGGTGAAATCGATACAGTTCTCGCATATTTACAAAACCACCATGAACAATACCGCAAGGAACTGATTCAGTTTTTGCAGATTCCCAGTATCTCGGCCTTGTCCACTCACAAAGAGGACGTTCATAGGGCCGCCACGTGGCTCGCTCACCGTCTTCAAGCGGCAGGTGTTCCCCATGTGCGCATTGAGGAAACCCCGGGTCACCCTATTGTCTTTGGAGAAGTCATAACTGATCCTCATCGACCCACGGTACTCGTTTACGGACATTATGATGTCCAGCCTGTCGATCCCTTGGACCAATGGACGAATCCGCCGTTTTCTCCCACCATCATCGATAACATTTTATATGCCCGGGGTTCCAGTGATGACAAGGGGCAAGTCTATATGCAAGTCATCGCCGCCGAAGCCTGGTTAAAAACAGGAACTCTGCCCGTAAATCTCAAATTTTTATTCGAAGGCGAAGAAGAAATTGGCAGTGTGCACTTGGAGCACTACATCCAAACCCATCAAGAGGAGCTACGAGCTGATCTGGCCGTCATTTCAGACACGCCGATGTTTGCTGCCGGTGTTCCCGCTGTGTGCTATGGCTTGCGCGGTCTCGCCGCTTTAGAAATTCATGTAGAGGGCCCCTATCAAGACTTGCACTCGGGTGTCTTTGGTGGCGCCGTCGCCAATCCTGCGCATGTTCTGGCCCAAATTATCGCCAGCTTGCACGACGATGAAGGGCGTGTCACGGTCCCAGGCTTTTATGATGATGTAGACGGTCTTAGCGAGGAAGAACGAAAAAATTTTGCTGCCTTGCCTTTTGATGAGGAAGAGTTTCGCCAATCAACGGGATCTCCCGCATTATATGGTGAAGCAGGCTACACCACATTAGAGCGAATTTGGACGAGACCGACGCTCGAAGTCAATGGAATGTGGGCGGGCTTTATTGGCGAAGGGCGCAAAACAATCATTCCCCAAAGTGCCCACGCGAAAATATCATGCCGATTAGTCCCCCACCAAGATCCTCAAAAGATTTTGAATCAGGTCAACCAGTTTATCACGGACCAGTGTCCTCCCACCGTCAAATTGCGTATTGATCGCGGTGAGGGGGATCCGGGCACGGTCACTCCGTTAGATCACTTTGCCACGCAAGCAGCGGTCCAAGCTATTCGTGCGGTCTATCATCAAGATGCGGCCTTTATTCGCATGGGAGGCTCAATTCCGGTTGTGGTAACCTTTGACCAAGTCCTTAACATCCCTACGGTGTTATTGGGTTTTGCATTGCCTGATGAAAATTTTCATGCGCCCAATGAACATTTTCATCTCGAAAACTTTGATAAGGGTGCGGAAACAATCGCCACCTTATGGCAAATACTAGGCCAAACGCATCACCACCAAGGAGGAACTCATGTCAATCCCTGA